The following DNA comes from Caulobacter mirabilis.
GTGAGCCGGTTCTTGAACGCCCTGACGAGCGTGTTCTGGTTCCGCGGACCCGGGGTCGGGTAGCCGAAGGTGATGCCGTCGGCGACGAGGAACTGCGGGAAGGACAGGCCGTTGGGAACCCCGTAGGCGGTGTCGTTGAACAGCGTGCCCGGCAGACAGCCCTGGCTCAGGCGAGCGCGAGTCAGCGCCGAGGTGTTGACGCCGCCGACCTTGGCCGGACCGTCGTCGCGGGTGCAGAGCTGCTTGCCGGTCCGCGAGCGCTGATCGTCTTCCTCGAAATGTTCCCAGATGACGTTGGCGCTGAACCAGTCGACCGGATCCCACTTCGCCGACAGGCGCGTGGACCACAGATCGCGGTTGTTCACGTTCTTCTTGGTGAAGGTGTTGTAGTCGAAGCCGTCACGCTGGGTGAGGGCGCCGGCCACGCGGATCGCCAGCGTGTCCCCCAGGGGCATGTTGAACATGCCGCTGAGCCGTCCGGTGGAGTAGTTGCCCAGCTCGGCCTTCATCATGGCTTCGAGGTTGGGTCCCGGCAGCCTGGGGATCATGTTGACCACGCCGGCCGTGGCGTTGCGGCCGTACAGGGTGCCCTGCGGCCCGCGCAGCACTTCCACCCGCTCGACGTCCAGGAACTCCTGCTCGAACAGCCGGTTCCGGATCAGGGGCGTGTTGTTGAAGCTCACCGCGACGGCCGGGTCGCTGCTCGCGGAGATGGCCTTGGTCCCGATCCCGCGGATCGAGAAGTTGTACATGCTGAAGTTGGCCTTGGAGAAGCTCACGTTCGGGATCGCGCGGAGCAGTTCGGGTCCGCCTTCGATCTTCCGCTCGTCCAGGGCCTGGGCCGAGAAGGCCGACACGGCGATCGGCACGTCCTGGATCGACTCCTCCTTCTTCTGGGCGGTGACGATCAGTTCATCAACGAGGCTTGGTTCCGCGCCCTCGTTGGCGCTTGCGCTCTGGGGGGCGTCGTCTTCCTTCTTGACGATCAGGAAGGTTTCGCCGCTGCGGCGGTAGGTCAGGCCGGTGCCGGCCAGGAGGGCGGTCATCGCCGCCTCGGGACCGGAGGCGTTGCTCACGCCGGCGGAAACCTTCGCCTCGGCCAGGCCCGGTCCGTAGAGTACGGGCGCGCCGGTCTTGACGCCGAATTCCTTCAGGGCCGCCGGAAGCGGCTGGGGCCGGATATCGATAATCTGCGGTTTGACCTGAGCCTGCGCCAGGCCTGCCGAAAAGATCGTCGCGGCAGCAGCGACGCCGACCAGCAGGCCAGCACGGTACTTGTGGGCTCTCACGTTTCACTCCCCCGTTGATGCGAACATTGTTCGTTCGCTTGCGACGGAAGAGGCAGCCCCTCAAAAACACCCCACACACGTTTTGCGGGAAGGTGAAGATATTATGGCGCCGACAGCTCGATGGCGCCGTCGCCGCGACGCGCCACGCCCGCGTAATCGTAAGCCGCCAAGGCTCTTGCGAAGCCGTCGACGTCTCCAGGCCGGAAGTTGCCGCTGATCAGGGTGCGCCCGACATCCTCGTCGGTGATGATGATTTTTCGGGGAGAGCGTCGATTCATCTGCTCCGCCACGACGGCGAGCGGCTGCGCCTCGAAGATCAACTGGTCGCGCGTCCAGCTGGTTTCCTGCGACACGTCGGTGCGGGTGACCCGCCAGCCGTTGATATCGCCCGCCAGTTGCGATCCGGCGACCATCTCGGTCGTCTCGATGGAGGGGGGCACCAGGCCGTTCGGGCGAGCGCCCAGGCTTGGGGCGGCGGCCACCGGCGTCTGCACGCGCACCCGTCCTTCGACCAGGGTGATGGCGAAGGCCTGCTTCTCGACGCTGACCTCGAAGGCGGTGCCGAGCGCCGTGACGGTCCGGCCGCCGGCCTGGACCACGAACGGATGGTGCTTGTCCTTGGCGACGCGGAAATAGGCCCGACCGCTCTCGAGGCGGACCACGCGGCGGCCGCGTTCGGCCAGCGTGCGAAGGCGCGCGCCCTCGTGCAGCATCACTTCGGTGCCGTCGGCGAGGGTGAGCACCGACCGTTCGCCCTCGCCGGTCTGATAGAGGTGGGGCTGGAGCAGGCCCGCCACGACCGGCGGCGGCGCCTTTGACTGAGTCGAGGGCCAGGCGACGATCCCGATCGCTCCGACCACCGCCGCGACGACGCAGGCGGCGATCGCCTGGGGCGGGAAGTAGCGCTCCAGCCGGAACGGGCGCTGTTCGGGCAGCGCATCGCGCATCGCCAGCACCCGGGGGTGCATGCGAACCAGCTCCAGGGCCGTCCAGGTCCGCTCGACCGCGTCGTAGGCCGAGCGGTTCGCCGGATCATGGTCCAGCCAGGCCTCGAGCGCGGCTTCGTCGCTTTCGGTCAAGGCGCCCGAACGCATCCGCGAGAACCAGTTGGCCGCCAGACCGTCGACGTCGTCGATGAGAAGGTTTTCCTGGGTCATCGACGCGCCTCCAGGGTGGCGGTCAACTGCTTCAGGGCGCGGGTGATCAGTCGCTCGACGGCGCTGACGGTGATGCCCATGCGGCGCGCGACCGAGGCGTAGGTCGCCTCTTCGAAACGGTGCAGGAGGAGAGCCTCTCGAGATCGGGGCGGCAGGCTCTCGAGCGCCAGCATCAGGCGGTCGAGGGATTCCTTGCCCATCAGGATACGCTCTGGCGACAGCTCCTCGATCGACGCTTCTGCGGGCGTGAGGGGGCGGCCGAGCGCCGGATAGTTGTAGCGGCGGTGCGCCAGGACGCTGCGGGCGACCTGGAAGAGATAGCCTCGCGCGTGCTGGATGCCCGCCACGCCGCCGCGGATCTGCAGGGACAGGAAGACGTCCTGGACCATGTCCTCGGCCTCGGCCGGGCTGGCGCGCTTCTCGAAGTACCGGCGCAGGGCGGGTCCGTAGTCGACAAGCCAAGCCTGCATGGTCCGGTCCATGTCGGATCCTGGATCATCCATCGGCGGCGTCGTCGGCGAGGCCATGCGGCCGAGCTCCCTCATTCGTCCCGTCTGGAAGGCCCGGCGTCGCTACATCCGCGTCCTGGCCCCCGGTCTAGACCGGAAGAGGCGAAAGTCCCGCGGGCCCCCACATTCGGGACGCGTTTTTCTTCAGCTTTTTCGCGAGTATCCGCTTCCCTGGGGGAAGTAGACCCACGAGCGTTGCTTTCGTCCAGGGGGAATTCCACCGAAATTCCACTTTCGGTTATGCGCCGGCTTCGGACGAAGTGACGCGGCGACAAATGTGCCAAAACGGCCTAATCCGAGAGTCTGCGAAGCGTACCTGAGCCCCGGCGGCCTCCGTATCGGCCCCGGGGCTCTTTGCTGTCTGCCGTGCATCCCCCGTTGAACCTGGCCGCGAACACCGCGAGGGTGCCGCCGCTCGACGCAGGAGACTTCAGATGACCAGAGAACGGATCGGCGCCGCGGCCGCGGTGGAGCGCCTGCAGGGCTGGAGCGTGAAGCCCGGCGACCGTGACGCCATCGAGAAGACGTTCGTGTTCGAGGACTTCAACGCGGCGTTCGGCTTCATGACCCGGGTCGCCCTGAAGGCCGACAAGCTCGACCACCACCCGGAGTGGTTCAACGTCTACAACCGCGTCGAGGTGCTGCTGGCCACCCACGACGCCGACGGCGTCACCGATCTGGACGTCGAGCTGGCGAGTTTCATGGACGCGGCGGCGGCGTAGCAAGAAGCGGGTCGCCCCGGCCGGGCCGCCGGTCCATCTGCCGCTCCCGATCAGACATCAGGAGCGGATCATGGCGACGTTGGACGGCAAGGTGGCGATCATCACGGGCGCGAGCTCGGGCATCGGACGGGCGGCGGCGCTGCTGTTCGCGCGGGAAGGGGCCCGGCTGGTGCTCAACGCCCGGCGCGAGGCCGAGCTGGCGGCGGTGGTCGATCAGATCGAGGCGGAGGGCGGACAGGCCGCCTACCTCGCCCGCGACGTCCGCGACGAAACCCTGGCGCCGGATCTCGTCGCCCTGGCCATGGACCGCTTCGGCGGCCTGGACATCGCCTTCAACAACGCCGGGATGACGGGCGAAGCCGCGCCGGCGGCGGAAACCCGGCCGGACGTCTGGCGCGAGGTCCTCGACGCCAATCTGACCAGCGCCTTCCTGCTCGCCCGGGCGCAGATCCCGGCCATGGTCGCGCGGGGCGGCGGTTCGCTGATCTTCACCTCGACCTTTGTCGGCCACCTGGTCGGCTTTCCGGGCATGGCCGCCTACGGGGCGTCGAAGGCGGGCCTGGTCGGACTGACCCGGGTGATCGCCGCCGAGTATGGCGCGGCCGGGGTTCGCGCCAACGCGCTGTTGCCGGGCGGGGTCGACACCCCGATGGGCCGGGCGGTCGCCGACACGCCGGAGGCCCGCGCCTTCGTCGAGGGGCTGCACGCCCTCAAGCGCCTGGCCGCGCCGGAGGAGATCGCGGAGGCGGCGCTCTATCTGGCCTCCGAACGGTCCAGCTTCATGACCGGGGCGACGCTGCTGGCCGACGGCGGGGTGACAATCACGCGGACCTGACCATTCGGGCCTCCGCGGGGCGGGTCTTCAAAGACCCCGGCGCAATCTCTAAGTCTGTCCGTCGAGGGAGGGAAACCCGATGGACGCCGTCGTCACGTCGCGCCGCGAACAGGCCAAGGAAGATCGCCGTCGCCGTCTGATGGACGCGGCGCACGATCTGCTGCGCGAGGTCGGCGGCGAGACGGTGACGGTGCAGGCGATCGCCGAGCGGGCGGGAGTCAGCGCGGCGACCGCCTATAATCTGTTCGGGACCAAGACCGCGATCCTGGCCGGGGTCTATGACCAGGATCTGGAACGCTTCGAGGCGCGGGTGGCGCAGGCGGACTGCGGCGGCGGCGTCGAGCGGATCTTCCGGGCGATGGAGATCGCCGCCGACCTCTACCGCCGCGATCCCGGCTTCTACCGCACCATGATGACCGACGGCCTTGCCGGGCGGGACGGCGCCTTCGCCGCGGCGATCCGCCAGCCGCGGGTGCGGTTCTGGCGGCGGATGGTCGAGGCCGCGGTGGCCGAGGGCGGATTGAGGCCCGAGACGGATGTGGAGGCCTTGGGCGCGATGTTGGTCCATGTCGTCGGCGGCGGTCTGGCTGACTGGGCCGGCGGCGCGATTTCGGTCGATCGACTGGAGGCGGAGAGCCTGTTCGGCTTCGCCGCCCTGCTGGCCGGGTTCGCGTCGGACGATGCGCGAGCCTCCTTGCGCGTGCGATTGGAGGCGGCCAATCGCGCTGTTTCGGCGGCGAGGTCCTGACGACGCCTTGCGCGCGCCGCGATTGCCCGTGAACATTGTTCACCCACCCGGAAGACCGGGGGCGATCCGCAGGGGAGGCGGGACATGGCTCTGGAGTTGGAGGCGGGCGCCGCGCGCCCGGCGGACGCGTCCGCGAACGGGGTCAGGCTGAGCGCCTGGCGCCTGGCGATCTTCTCGACGCCCTGTATCCCGCTCGCGGCGATGCTGATGCCGGTCACGGCCTATCTGCCCAACTACTACGCCACCGATCTGGGCGTGCGGCAGGCGGACCTGGCCTGGGCCTTCATGGCGGTGCGTTTCTTCGACCTGTGGTTCGATCCGGCCCTGGGCCTGCTGATGGACCGCACCAACAGCCGCTGGGGGCGGTTCCGCGTCTGGTTCGTCGCTGGCGCGCCCATCGCCATGCTGGCCGTGTTCATGCTGTTCATGGCCCAGCCGGGGATCACGGGCGTCTACATCCTGATCTGGCTGATCGTGGGCTTCGCGGGGCAGTCGATGGGGCAGCTCGCCCACATGGCCTGGGGCGCGACCATCGCGCCGGCCTATGAGGACCGCTCCCGCGTCTACGGCTGGTGGCAGACGATGAGCGCGACGGGCATGATCGTCATCCTGCTGCTGCCGCCGCTGGTGAAGTACGGCTTCGGCGGAACCTTCGCCGACGGCGTTCAGGCCATGGGCTGGTTCGCGATGCTGATCCTGCCGGTCGCCGCGATCCTGGCCCTGGCCGCCATGCCGGAGCCGCCGGTGAAGCCGCATCACGAGCCGCCGCGCCTGGCGCATTTCGGGGCTCTGCTGAAACGGCCGACGGTCCTGCGGCTGCTCGGGGCCGACATTCTCTGGGGCACCGGCCTGGCGCTCGCGGGGACGCTGCTGTTCTTCTACTTCGACGCCGTGAAGGGGATCGACCGCGGCCTCGCGGGCCTGGCGCTGATCCTCTACTTCCTCGGCGCCCTGGTCGGCGCGCCGCTGTGGACCCGTTTGGCCAATCGCCTGGGCAAGCACCGCGCCCTGACCATCGGCGGCGTGGCCTGGGCCCTCGCCCAGCTGTCGGTGCTGGTGGCGCCGCCTTCGGTGGTCTTCCTGTTCTGCGCCATGTTCGTCGCGGGCCTGCCGTTCGCGGCCGGGCCGGTGCTGCTCAAGGCGATGATGGCCGATGTTGGCGACGAGGAGCGGCTGTCCAGCGGCGTCGACCGCACCGGGCTGCTGTTCTCGCTGCTCACCGGTTCGGTCAAGATCGGTTCGATGCTGGCCGTCGGCGGCAGCCTCTATGCCTTGGACAGGGTCGGGTTCGAACCGACCAAGGGCGCCGCCAACGCCGAGGCGGCCCTGACGACGCTGTCGGCGATGTTCACCTTCGGCCCCGCGCTGCTGGCGCTGGGCGCGGCGGGGCTGATCCACGGCTACCGCCTGGACGCCGCCGCCCATGCCGAGGTGCGCCGCCGCCTCGAGGATCGGGACCGCGGCGCGGGCTAGGACGTGGACGCCAAGGCGCGCCCCTCGGAGGCGCGCCTTGGGGACCTCTAGGGCTTGAAGCCGACGAACTCGACGAACTGCGGCAGGACCAGCAGCCAGGTGTCGACGGCCAGTTCGATCTGCTCGGAGCTGGCGCCCTTCTCGGCGTCGATGTCGTAGCGGATGTAGGGGTCCATCTCGTCGTCAAGGGCGGCCCGCCCGAAGCGCTTGGTGTAGTTCCACTCGTTGGCCTTCGAGTAGGTGATCCCGTGCTCCAGGTCGAAGCCGGCCGAGAACTGGATGCTCTCGCAGCGGTCGTTCGTGCAGTTGTAGAAGTAGACGCTCCAGTCCACGCCGTCGGCCGCGCTCTTCACCAGCGGGTCGTCGGAGTCGTCTCGCGTCACCTCGGCCTTGTAGCCCTTGGCCTGCAGGACGGCGGCGACTTCCTTGGCGGTCACGCCGCCGGCCGGGTAGGGCTTGGCCGAAGCAGGGGCGGCGGCGAGCGCCAGGACGCCCAGGGCGCCAAGGCCGAGTGCGGTGAAAACGGTCTTCTTCATGCTGCGAATCCCTCCAGCTGGGTCTCTAGGCGTCGACCATAGAGCGCGGGCGGCGCGCGCCCTACCTCAATTAGGGGGTTGTCCACCGCCTGTTGCGGCGGAACAGTGTTCGCTCCGGCGCTCGGCGCGCCGCCAAGGACGAGCCTCATGACCCGCTCCAACGTTCTGCAGATCGAGCCTCTGACGCCCGCCATCGGGGCGATCCTGCGCGGCGTGAACATGGCCGAGCGGGCGTCGGACGACCTGATCGCCGACATTCGCCAGGCCCTGCTGGATCATCAGGTGATCTTCTTCGAGGGGCAGGAGGCGACCCCCGGCCAGCAGCGCGACTTCGCCGCGCGGTTCGGCGAACTGCACGTGCATCCGCTGTACGACCGGAACGCCGAGCATCCCGAAATCATGGTTATCGACAACCACGTCGACAATCCGACCGACAACAATTTCTGGCACACGGACGTCACCTTCATCGATACGCCGCCGATGGGCTCGATCCTGGCCGCCCGCCAGCTGCCGCCGGTCGGGGGCGACACCATGTGGTCGTCGATGACGGCCGCCTATCGCGCGCTGTCGGAGCCGATGAAGCGTTTCCTGGAAGGGCTCGAGGCGATCCACGACTTCGCCTACGCCTTTACGCCGGACGGCCTGGCCGGATCGCAAGCCGGGCGCGCGCAGTACGAGAAGGCGGTCGCCGCCAACCCTCCGGTGACCCATCCGGTGATCCGCACCCATCCCGAGACGGGCGAGCCCTGCATCTTCGTCAACTCGGTGTTCACGCGCCGGATCAAGGGTCTGCGCCGCGAGGAGAACCGCGCGATCATGGGCTTCCTCAACCAGCATGTGCAGCAGCCGGAGTTCGTGGTCCGCTGGCGCTGGCGGCCCGGCGACGTCGCCTTCTGGGACAACCGTTGCACCCAGCACCGGGCCGTGGACGACTTCCTGCCGCACCGGCGGATCATGACCCGGGCGACGGTGCTGGGGGACAAGCCGACGTTCCGGGCGGCCTAGGCCGCGCGTGGGGACATGCTCCGCGAAGCGGTGCGTGTCCCCGAGACCGACGCTTCAGGGGACACGCACCTTCGGAGCATGTCCCGGTGCGAGACGCGTCAGCCCCGGCACGCCGCCACGCACCGCCTCGCCAGCGTCTCGCCGGCGTCGATCAGCGGGACCTCCAACGCCTCCGGCGCCACGACCAGCGGGATCTCCGTGCAGCCCGCGACGACGGCGTCGGCGGACAGGCCGCGGAGCAGGGCGGTCATGGCCGTGCGGACTGCAGGCCCCAGGTCGCCGCCCTTGATGCGATAGAGCGTCTCCATGAACCGCGCCTGGCCCTCGGCGTCGAGCAGGACGGGGGTCAGTTCCGCCGCCGCCAGCCGCTCGACATAGAGGTCCCGCGCCATCGGCGTCCCGACCACCCCGACGCGCCGCGCGCCGGCGGCCTGTGCCGCTTCGACCGCGACGTCGATCATGTCGATCAGCGGCAGGCCCGATCCGCGCCGGACGTCGTCGGCGAAGGCGTGGGCGGTGTTGCAGGCGATGGCCAGGACCTGCGCGCCGGCCCGGGCCAGGTTGCGGGCCATCTCCGCCAGCACCGGTCCCGGTTCCGTATCCGCGGCGTTGCGGTCGGGGACGTGCGGGTTGATGTCGACCAGCACCCGCAGGTGGTCCTGGTCCCGCGCCGCTGGCGTCGCCGCCTGCAGCTTGGCCAGGAAGTCCAGCGTCGCCGCCGGCCCCATCCCGCCCAGGACCCCGAGGGTTTTCACAGCATCGCGTCCAGCTCGTCGCGGTAAGCGAACAGGCCCTGGGCGCCGCCGGTGTGCAGGAAGACCACCGTCTGCCCCTCGAAGGCGCCCTGGCGGGCCAGGGCGATCAGGCCCTTCATCGCCTTGCCGGTGTAGACCGGGTCCAGCAGCAGGCCTTCGGTCCGGGCCGCCAGCTTCAGCGCCTCGACCACCGCCTGGTCGATCAGTCCGTAGCCTTCGCCGACATAGTCGCAGTCGGCGACGACCAGGTCGCGGGTGACGCGGTCGGCGTGACCCAGGCGGCCGGCGGTCTCGACGGCCAGGTTGAACACCGCTTCCTCCTGCTTGGCCTTGGGCGCACGCACGCCGACGCCGAGCACAGGGATGTCGGCGCCGCTGACCGCCAGGCCGGCGACGAGGCCCGCCTGGGTGCCGGC
Coding sequences within:
- a CDS encoding RNA polymerase sigma factor, which codes for MASPTTPPMDDPGSDMDRTMQAWLVDYGPALRRYFEKRASPAEAEDMVQDVFLSLQIRGGVAGIQHARGYLFQVARSVLAHRRYNYPALGRPLTPAEASIEELSPERILMGKESLDRLMLALESLPPRSREALLLHRFEEATYASVARRMGITVSAVERLITRALKQLTATLEARR
- a CDS encoding FecR family protein, with translation MTQENLLIDDVDGLAANWFSRMRSGALTESDEAALEAWLDHDPANRSAYDAVERTWTALELVRMHPRVLAMRDALPEQRPFRLERYFPPQAIAACVVAAVVGAIGIVAWPSTQSKAPPPVVAGLLQPHLYQTGEGERSVLTLADGTEVMLHEGARLRTLAERGRRVVRLESGRAYFRVAKDKHHPFVVQAGGRTVTALGTAFEVSVEKQAFAITLVEGRVRVQTPVAAAPSLGARPNGLVPPSIETTEMVAGSQLAGDINGWRVTRTDVSQETSWTRDQLIFEAQPLAVVAEQMNRRSPRKIIITDEDVGRTLISGNFRPGDVDGFARALAAYDYAGVARRGDGAIELSAP
- a CDS encoding TetR/AcrR family transcriptional regulator: MDAVVTSRREQAKEDRRRRLMDAAHDLLREVGGETVTVQAIAERAGVSAATAYNLFGTKTAILAGVYDQDLERFEARVAQADCGGGVERIFRAMEIAADLYRRDPGFYRTMMTDGLAGRDGAFAAAIRQPRVRFWRRMVEAAVAEGGLRPETDVEALGAMLVHVVGGGLADWAGGAISVDRLEAESLFGFAALLAGFASDDARASLRVRLEAANRAVSAARS
- a CDS encoding MFS transporter produces the protein MALELEAGAARPADASANGVRLSAWRLAIFSTPCIPLAAMLMPVTAYLPNYYATDLGVRQADLAWAFMAVRFFDLWFDPALGLLMDRTNSRWGRFRVWFVAGAPIAMLAVFMLFMAQPGITGVYILIWLIVGFAGQSMGQLAHMAWGATIAPAYEDRSRVYGWWQTMSATGMIVILLLPPLVKYGFGGTFADGVQAMGWFAMLILPVAAILALAAMPEPPVKPHHEPPRLAHFGALLKRPTVLRLLGADILWGTGLALAGTLLFFYFDAVKGIDRGLAGLALILYFLGALVGAPLWTRLANRLGKHRALTIGGVAWALAQLSVLVAPPSVVFLFCAMFVAGLPFAAGPVLLKAMMADVGDEERLSSGVDRTGLLFSLLTGSVKIGSMLAVGGSLYALDRVGFEPTKGAANAEAALTTLSAMFTFGPALLALGAAGLIHGYRLDAAAHAEVRRRLEDRDRGAG
- a CDS encoding SDR family oxidoreductase is translated as MATLDGKVAIITGASSGIGRAAALLFAREGARLVLNARREAELAAVVDQIEAEGGQAAYLARDVRDETLAPDLVALAMDRFGGLDIAFNNAGMTGEAAPAAETRPDVWREVLDANLTSAFLLARAQIPAMVARGGGSLIFTSTFVGHLVGFPGMAAYGASKAGLVGLTRVIAAEYGAAGVRANALLPGGVDTPMGRAVADTPEARAFVEGLHALKRLAAPEEIAEAALYLASERSSFMTGATLLADGGVTITRT
- a CDS encoding aspartate/glutamate racemase family protein, whose translation is MKTLGVLGGMGPAATLDFLAKLQAATPAARDQDHLRVLVDINPHVPDRNAADTEPGPVLAEMARNLARAGAQVLAIACNTAHAFADDVRRGSGLPLIDMIDVAVEAAQAAGARRVGVVGTPMARDLYVERLAAAELTPVLLDAEGQARFMETLYRIKGGDLGPAVRTAMTALLRGLSADAVVAGCTEIPLVVAPEALEVPLIDAGETLARRCVAACRG
- a CDS encoding 4a-hydroxytetrahydrobiopterin dehydratase — encoded protein: MTRERIGAAAAVERLQGWSVKPGDRDAIEKTFVFEDFNAAFGFMTRVALKADKLDHHPEWFNVYNRVEVLLATHDADGVTDLDVELASFMDAAAA
- the tauD gene encoding taurine dioxygenase, coding for MTRSNVLQIEPLTPAIGAILRGVNMAERASDDLIADIRQALLDHQVIFFEGQEATPGQQRDFAARFGELHVHPLYDRNAEHPEIMVIDNHVDNPTDNNFWHTDVTFIDTPPMGSILAARQLPPVGGDTMWSSMTAAYRALSEPMKRFLEGLEAIHDFAYAFTPDGLAGSQAGRAQYEKAVAANPPVTHPVIRTHPETGEPCIFVNSVFTRRIKGLRREENRAIMGFLNQHVQQPEFVVRWRWRPGDVAFWDNRCTQHRAVDDFLPHRRIMTRATVLGDKPTFRAA
- a CDS encoding YbjN domain-containing protein, which encodes MKKTVFTALGLGALGVLALAAAPASAKPYPAGGVTAKEVAAVLQAKGYKAEVTRDDSDDPLVKSAADGVDWSVYFYNCTNDRCESIQFSAGFDLEHGITYSKANEWNYTKRFGRAALDDEMDPYIRYDIDAEKGASSEQIELAVDTWLLVLPQFVEFVGFKP